A window of the Gemmatirosa kalamazoonensis genome harbors these coding sequences:
- a CDS encoding UbiA-like polyprenyltransferase yields MTTRPAEPQTFVGTSKLARYASFVKLPHTVFALPFALVGVVLASWTRMPDARTLVWTVVAFTAARFAAMGFNRIVDRDVDAANPRTARRELPTGALSLREAQLAVAVASLVFVGAAAALNTLCLALAPLALAWVFFYSYTKRFTRWSHLVMGLGLGIAPVGGYLAVTGSWTRPWWLAGSLALAVMAWAGGFDVFYALQDVAFDREAGLHSLPAMLGPRRAIAIARVLHASAVALLGAAALGAPAGHGWLLAGVAVVAALLFYEHSLVRENDLSRLDAAFFTMNGVISIVFLVFALVARATA; encoded by the coding sequence GTGACGACGCGACCCGCCGAGCCACAGACGTTCGTCGGCACGTCGAAGCTCGCCCGCTACGCGAGCTTCGTGAAGCTGCCCCATACGGTGTTCGCGCTGCCGTTCGCGCTCGTCGGCGTGGTGCTCGCGAGCTGGACGCGCATGCCCGACGCGCGCACACTCGTGTGGACCGTGGTCGCGTTCACCGCGGCGCGCTTCGCGGCCATGGGCTTCAACCGCATCGTCGACCGCGACGTCGACGCGGCGAACCCGCGCACGGCGCGGCGCGAGCTGCCCACCGGTGCGCTGTCGCTGCGCGAGGCGCAGCTGGCGGTGGCGGTGGCGTCGCTCGTGTTCGTCGGCGCCGCGGCCGCGCTCAACACCCTGTGTCTCGCGCTCGCGCCGCTCGCGCTGGCATGGGTGTTCTTCTACAGCTACACGAAGCGGTTCACGCGCTGGTCGCACCTCGTGATGGGCCTCGGACTCGGCATCGCGCCGGTGGGCGGCTACCTCGCCGTCACGGGCTCGTGGACGCGGCCGTGGTGGCTCGCCGGCTCGCTCGCGCTCGCGGTGATGGCGTGGGCCGGCGGCTTCGACGTGTTCTATGCGCTGCAGGACGTCGCGTTCGACCGCGAGGCGGGGCTGCACTCGCTGCCCGCGATGCTCGGCCCGCGCCGCGCGATCGCGATCGCGCGCGTGCTGCACGCATCGGCGGTGGCGCTGCTGGGCGCGGCGGCACTCGGCGCGCCGGCGGGACACGGGTGGCTGCTCGCCGGCGTCGCGGTCGTCGCGGCGCTGCTGTTCTACGAGCACTCGCTCGTGCGCGAGAACGACCTGTCGCGCCTCGACGCGGCGTTCTTCACGATGAACGGCGTGATCAGCATCGTGTTCCTCGTGTTCGCGCTCGTCGCGCGGGCCACGGCGTAG
- a CDS encoding metallophosphoesterase family protein, with amino-acid sequence MTHVVGLISDTHGLVRASVFDALAGVELILHAGDVGDGVLEELEAIAPVRAVFGNTDPVDPRLEESLELTIGGLSIHVSHGHELGAPTPQKLLAAYAADVIVYGHTHRQLVTRADGRLVVNPGAAGQRRFNLRPSVGRLTIADGAAAVELVDLT; translated from the coding sequence ATGACGCACGTCGTGGGGCTCATCTCCGACACGCACGGGCTGGTGCGCGCGTCGGTGTTCGACGCGCTCGCGGGCGTGGAGCTGATCCTCCATGCGGGCGACGTCGGCGACGGCGTGCTCGAGGAGCTGGAGGCGATCGCGCCGGTGCGCGCGGTGTTCGGCAACACCGATCCCGTCGACCCGCGGCTCGAGGAGTCGCTGGAGCTGACGATCGGCGGGCTGTCGATCCACGTGAGCCACGGCCACGAGCTCGGCGCGCCGACGCCGCAGAAGCTGCTCGCCGCGTACGCCGCCGACGTGATCGTCTACGGCCACACGCATCGACAGCTCGTGACGCGCGCCGACGGGCGTCTCGTCGTGAACCCCGGCGCGGCGGGGCAGCGTCGGTTCAACCTCCGGCCGAGCGTCGGGCGCCTAACGATCGCGGATGGCGCGGCCGCGGTGGAGCTGGTGGACCTCACGTGA
- a CDS encoding ubiquinone/menaquinone biosynthesis methyltransferase produces MPTMPAEPAPPPVDDAVARAAAAGGAEKRAYVQRIFSEIAPRYDLLNHVLSLNVDRRWRRRAVAALAWRAHPAGAYLDLCAGTLDVGAMLVRERGFAGTVVGADFAEPMLRAGAGKAPRSRLAPVTADALSLPLADDALAGAIVAFGIRNVADLDAALREVLRVLRPGARFVILEFSTPRSALVRAGYHLYFHHVLPLVGRLVSGHETAYSYLPRSVAHFPVEEELAARMTRAGFAQVRWESLSLGIAAIHVGEKR; encoded by the coding sequence ATGCCTACCATGCCCGCCGAGCCCGCGCCGCCACCCGTGGACGACGCCGTCGCGCGTGCCGCGGCGGCGGGCGGCGCGGAGAAGCGCGCGTACGTGCAGCGCATCTTCTCCGAGATCGCCCCGCGCTACGACCTGCTGAACCACGTCCTGAGCCTGAACGTCGACCGGCGCTGGCGCCGGCGCGCCGTCGCGGCGCTGGCGTGGCGGGCGCACCCGGCCGGCGCGTACCTCGACCTGTGCGCGGGCACGCTGGACGTGGGGGCGATGCTCGTGCGCGAGCGCGGCTTCGCCGGCACCGTGGTGGGCGCCGACTTCGCCGAGCCGATGCTGCGCGCGGGCGCGGGGAAGGCGCCGCGATCGCGGCTCGCGCCGGTGACCGCCGACGCGCTGTCGCTGCCGCTCGCCGACGACGCGCTGGCGGGGGCGATCGTGGCGTTCGGCATCCGCAACGTGGCGGACCTCGACGCGGCGCTGCGCGAGGTGCTGCGGGTGCTCCGCCCCGGCGCGCGGTTCGTGATCCTCGAGTTCTCGACGCCGCGCTCCGCGCTCGTGCGCGCCGGCTACCACCTGTACTTCCACCACGTGCTGCCGCTCGTCGGCCGGCTCGTGAGCGGGCACGAGACCGCGTACAGCTACCTGCCGCGCTCCGTCGCGCACTTTCCGGTCGAGGAGGAGCTCGCGGCGCGCATGACGCGCGCGGGGTTCGCGCAGGTCCGCTGGGAGAGCCTTTCGTTAGGCATCGCGGCCATTCACGTCGGCGAGAAACGGTGA
- a CDS encoding M48 family metallopeptidase, whose translation MAARLEGISSLSWEHPADRAALNTLRAIPGFDEIVRRVAGFFGDRGVRNLFLANAVLVGPRQRPRLHGWYQEMLGTLDWPGTAGGEAPPLYVTQTPLVNAGAVGFERPVIVLNSSLLELLNARQQQFILAHELGHVMSGHVTYRTIALIVLMIGVTNLPFLAGLALLPFQLALLEWYRKAELSCDRAGLLGVQEPRVAYATFMEMAGGTRPGAAEEDAMDVDAFMTQAAEYESQTGAWDTVMKLVNTAMRDHPFNTVRAAELQRWVQGGGYDRIVAGDYRRRGTDDRPPLSSDYKEAASYYGDQWRSATEGLRDTLGRAKDAFNDAIRKGTKGQT comes from the coding sequence ATGGCCGCTCGCCTCGAAGGAATCAGCAGCCTCAGTTGGGAGCACCCCGCCGATCGCGCGGCGCTCAACACGCTGCGCGCGATTCCCGGCTTCGACGAGATCGTGCGCCGCGTCGCGGGGTTCTTCGGCGACCGCGGCGTACGCAATCTCTTCCTCGCGAACGCGGTGCTCGTCGGCCCGCGCCAGCGCCCGCGCCTCCACGGCTGGTACCAGGAGATGCTCGGCACGCTCGACTGGCCGGGCACCGCCGGCGGCGAGGCGCCGCCGCTCTACGTCACGCAGACGCCGCTCGTGAACGCGGGCGCCGTCGGCTTCGAGCGGCCGGTGATCGTGCTGAACTCCAGCCTCCTCGAGCTGCTGAACGCGCGACAGCAGCAGTTCATCCTCGCGCACGAGCTCGGGCACGTCATGAGCGGCCACGTCACGTACCGCACGATCGCGCTCATCGTGCTCATGATCGGCGTGACGAACCTGCCGTTCCTCGCCGGGCTCGCGCTGCTCCCGTTCCAGCTCGCGCTGCTCGAGTGGTACCGCAAGGCGGAGCTGTCGTGCGACCGCGCCGGGCTGCTCGGCGTGCAGGAGCCGCGCGTCGCGTACGCGACGTTCATGGAGATGGCCGGCGGCACGCGCCCCGGCGCCGCGGAGGAGGACGCCATGGACGTCGACGCGTTCATGACGCAGGCCGCGGAGTACGAGTCGCAGACCGGCGCATGGGACACGGTGATGAAGCTCGTGAACACCGCCATGCGCGATCACCCGTTCAACACCGTGCGCGCGGCGGAGCTGCAGCGCTGGGTGCAGGGCGGCGGCTACGACCGCATCGTCGCCGGCGACTACCGCCGCCGCGGCACCGACGATCGTCCGCCGCTCTCGTCGGACTACAAGGAGGCGGCAAGCTACTACGGCGACCAGTGGCGCTCCGCGACCGAAGGGCTGCGCGACACGCTCGGCCGCGCGAAGGACGCGTTCAACGACGCCATTCGGAAAGGGACGAAGGGACAGACGTGA
- the purD gene encoding phosphoribosylamine--glycine ligase, producing the protein MKVLLVGGGGREHALAWKLKRENPDTEIVAAPGNPGIATLGRCVNVSATDVDALVALAEQQRPAFTLVGPEAPLAAGLVDRFRARGLPAFGPTQDAAEIETSKAFAKRLMLDAGVPTARATRHTDPTDAKRAAAALGAPVVVKYSGLAAGKGVVVAHTMRDAERAIDDMLVGHVYGEAEVLVEEFMEGEELSVFYLTDGHAALPLVPAQDHKRLHDGDEGPNTGGMGAYAPVSLDAGDALERIVLPTLGAMRDARRPFTGLLYAGLMLTADGPRVVEFNCRFGDPETQAVLPVMDALGLPLGELMLAIARGDRLPDAGWTVATPPAAVTTVLAAHGYPEKPRTGDPIELPAQVPAGVEIFHAGTKRDADGRLVTAGGRVLAVTAVAPSFDDARATSRAVAESIRFDGRQMRRDIGWREAERLAGTARD; encoded by the coding sequence ATGAAAGTCCTCCTCGTCGGCGGCGGCGGCCGCGAGCACGCGCTCGCCTGGAAGCTGAAGCGCGAGAATCCCGACACCGAGATCGTCGCCGCGCCCGGCAATCCCGGCATCGCCACGCTGGGCCGCTGCGTGAACGTCTCCGCCACCGACGTCGACGCGCTCGTCGCGCTCGCCGAGCAGCAGCGGCCCGCGTTCACGCTCGTCGGACCCGAGGCGCCGCTCGCCGCGGGGCTCGTCGACCGCTTCCGCGCGCGCGGCCTTCCCGCGTTCGGCCCCACGCAGGACGCGGCCGAGATCGAGACGTCGAAAGCGTTCGCGAAGCGCCTCATGCTCGATGCCGGCGTGCCGACGGCGCGCGCCACGCGCCACACCGACCCCACCGACGCGAAGCGCGCCGCGGCCGCGTTAGGCGCCCCCGTCGTCGTGAAGTACTCGGGCCTCGCCGCCGGCAAGGGCGTCGTCGTCGCGCACACCATGCGCGACGCCGAGCGCGCGATCGACGACATGCTCGTCGGCCACGTGTACGGCGAGGCCGAGGTGCTCGTCGAGGAGTTCATGGAGGGCGAGGAGCTGTCCGTGTTCTATCTCACCGACGGACACGCCGCGCTCCCGCTCGTGCCGGCGCAGGACCACAAGCGGCTGCACGACGGCGACGAGGGCCCGAACACCGGCGGCATGGGTGCCTACGCGCCGGTGTCGCTCGACGCCGGCGACGCGCTCGAGCGCATCGTGCTCCCCACGCTCGGCGCGATGCGCGACGCGCGGCGGCCGTTCACCGGGCTGCTGTACGCGGGGCTCATGCTCACCGCGGACGGGCCGCGCGTGGTCGAGTTCAACTGCCGCTTCGGCGACCCCGAGACGCAGGCGGTGCTGCCGGTCATGGACGCGCTCGGCCTTCCGCTCGGGGAGCTGATGCTCGCCATCGCGCGCGGCGACCGGCTCCCCGACGCCGGCTGGACGGTCGCCACGCCGCCCGCCGCCGTGACGACCGTGCTCGCGGCGCACGGCTACCCGGAGAAGCCGCGCACCGGCGATCCGATCGAGCTGCCGGCGCAGGTTCCGGCGGGCGTCGAGATCTTCCACGCCGGCACGAAGCGCGACGCCGACGGCCGGCTGGTCACCGCCGGCGGACGCGTGCTCGCCGTCACCGCCGTGGCCCCGTCGTTCGACGACGCGCGCGCGACGAGCCGCGCCGTCGCCGAGTCGATCCGCTTCGACGGGAGGCAGATGCGACGCGACATCGGGTGGCGCGAGGCGGAGCGGCTTGCCGGAACTGCCCGAGACTGA
- a CDS encoding menaquinone biosynthesis decarboxylase, with protein sequence MTLDTLQDFISAIEQAGELHRVRRPVKAHLEICEITDRVSKMPGGGKALLFEHVLLRDGTRSPYPVAINLFGSMRRMALALGVDALDEHGRRITELMDLKVPEGLLGKLSMLPRLFEVSKFPPRVKGGNPPCREVVWRGDEIDLDRLPILTCWPDDGGPYVTLTMVISKDPTRGIRNVGMYRVQQLSKNTVAMHWQRHKVGAAHWREMAERGETMPVCIVVGADPASIYSASAPLPPAVDEFIFAGFLRREPVKLVKALTNDLEVPWDAEIVLEGYIDPREALVVEGPFGDHTGFYSEADLYPQVHLTAVTMRQHATYATTIVGRPPMEDYYLGHATERVFLPLLKMTVPEIVDYHMPAEGVFHNLVFVSIDKQYPGQAYKVMHALWGQGLMSLAKVLVVVDKHVNVRDTQQAWWAALNNIDPERDVRFTMGPVDVLDHASRAFTYGSKMGIDGTRKLPEEGFTRAWPPLIEMDQATKAAVDAMWPELGL encoded by the coding sequence GTGACGTTGGACACGCTCCAGGATTTCATCTCCGCGATCGAGCAGGCAGGCGAGCTGCATCGCGTCCGGCGCCCGGTGAAAGCCCACCTCGAGATCTGCGAGATCACCGACCGCGTCTCCAAGATGCCCGGGGGCGGGAAGGCGCTGCTGTTCGAGCACGTGCTGCTGCGCGACGGCACGCGGTCGCCGTACCCGGTGGCGATCAACCTGTTCGGCTCCATGCGCCGCATGGCGCTCGCGTTAGGCGTCGACGCGCTCGACGAGCACGGGCGGCGCATCACGGAGCTCATGGACCTCAAGGTCCCCGAAGGGCTGCTCGGCAAGCTGTCGATGTTGCCGCGACTGTTCGAGGTGTCGAAGTTTCCCCCGCGCGTGAAGGGCGGGAACCCGCCGTGCCGGGAGGTCGTGTGGCGCGGCGACGAGATCGATCTCGACCGGCTGCCGATCCTCACGTGCTGGCCGGACGACGGCGGCCCGTACGTGACGCTGACGATGGTGATCTCGAAGGATCCCACGCGCGGCATCCGCAACGTCGGCATGTACCGCGTGCAGCAGCTGTCGAAGAACACCGTCGCCATGCACTGGCAGCGGCACAAGGTGGGCGCCGCGCACTGGCGCGAGATGGCGGAGCGCGGCGAGACGATGCCGGTGTGCATCGTCGTCGGCGCGGACCCGGCGTCGATCTACTCGGCGAGCGCGCCGCTGCCGCCGGCGGTGGACGAGTTCATCTTCGCCGGGTTCCTGCGGCGCGAGCCGGTGAAGCTGGTGAAGGCGCTGACGAACGATCTCGAGGTGCCGTGGGACGCCGAGATCGTGCTCGAGGGATACATCGACCCGCGCGAGGCGCTCGTGGTGGAGGGGCCGTTCGGCGACCACACGGGGTTCTACTCGGAGGCGGACCTGTACCCCCAGGTGCACCTCACCGCGGTGACGATGCGCCAGCACGCCACGTACGCGACGACGATCGTCGGCCGCCCGCCGATGGAGGACTACTACCTCGGCCACGCCACCGAGCGCGTGTTCCTGCCGCTGCTCAAGATGACGGTGCCGGAGATCGTGGACTATCACATGCCCGCCGAGGGCGTGTTCCACAACCTCGTGTTCGTGTCGATCGACAAGCAGTATCCCGGGCAGGCGTACAAGGTGATGCACGCGCTGTGGGGGCAGGGGCTGATGTCGCTCGCCAAGGTGCTCGTCGTGGTCGACAAGCACGTGAACGTGCGCGACACCCAGCAGGCGTGGTGGGCGGCGCTGAACAACATCGACCCGGAGCGCGACGTGCGCTTCACCATGGGACCAGTCGACGTGCTCGATCACGCGAGCCGCGCGTTCACCTACGGGAGCAAGATGGGCATCGACGGCACGCGCAAGCTGCCGGAGGAGGGCTTCACGCGGGCGTGGCCGCCGCTCATCGAGATGGACCAGGCGACGAAGGCGGCCGTCGACGCGATGTGGCCGGAGCTGGGCCTGTGA
- a CDS encoding DNA-formamidopyrimidine glycosylase family protein: MPELPETETIARDLDAEVRGASITGATVHRADVLREVTPTELAPRVAGARIERVWRRAKLVVLDLSTGDRLVVQPRFTGALLIDGGAIDERERRFLRVTFDLDDGRRLHYRDIRCLGTIALMGPERFEPYVAALGVEPLDPAFTAGHLSGLVRSSRQAIKKLLQDQRRVVGVGNIYANEALWRARASTPRVPVRRSPRRRSAVCGTRSSPCCGSRSRCAARASATTSTPAASVAASWSGSRCTDGRTRRVPAAGRRSSTRTRSTAARPCIARPVKTDRESRVPSPESRVPSPVFTPIFDEIHVAGLRALVRAGAEDRPGVYRMIGADGDVIYVGKSKRVRSRLLSYFRGSYPADKGARIVREAWTIEWEYVPSEFGALLHELRLIKKLRPRFNVMLKRDAEHWVFIRLTRGAAPKLQVVRDGGRDEPGMWYGPYQGFDRVTEAVRELSDVLGLRDCANDVKMRFADQQELFPDALAQIAPRTPRCIRHEIRKCLGPCVAACSHDEYDERVALARAFLDGVDDAPIVTLRSRMEECAEALDFERAALLRDKVRRLEGLRDQFERMRYATETLSFLYTVPGHGGEDRTYLIRRGRVRGEMAAPRRPRDRELARERVAAVFDAPEPRGAAVSPHEVDELLLLSSWFRRFPDELARTATPESWLAGGPAEAIEAA, encoded by the coding sequence TTGCCGGAACTGCCCGAGACTGAGACGATCGCCCGCGACCTCGACGCCGAGGTCCGGGGGGCGTCGATCACCGGCGCCACGGTCCACCGCGCCGACGTGCTGCGCGAGGTAACGCCGACCGAGCTCGCGCCGCGCGTCGCCGGGGCGCGCATCGAGCGCGTGTGGCGGCGGGCCAAGCTGGTCGTGCTCGACCTCTCGACCGGCGACCGGCTCGTCGTGCAGCCGCGGTTCACGGGGGCGCTCCTCATCGACGGCGGCGCGATCGACGAGCGCGAGCGCCGGTTCCTCCGGGTCACGTTCGATCTCGACGACGGCCGGCGCCTGCACTACCGCGACATCCGGTGCCTCGGGACGATCGCGCTCATGGGGCCGGAGCGGTTCGAGCCGTACGTCGCCGCGCTCGGCGTGGAGCCTCTTGACCCCGCGTTCACGGCCGGCCATCTATCGGGACTTGTTCGGTCCTCGCGACAGGCGATCAAGAAGCTCCTGCAGGACCAGCGGCGCGTGGTGGGTGTGGGGAACATCTACGCCAACGAAGCGCTCTGGCGCGCGCGCGCATCGACCCCGCGCGTCCCGGTGCGTCGCTCGCCGCGGCGGAGGTCCGCCGTCTGCGGGACGCGATCGTCGCCGTGCTGCGGGAGTCGATCGCGCTGCGCGGCACGAGCTTCCGCGACTACGTCGACGCCCGCGGCGAGCGTGGCGGCTTCGTGGAGCGGCTCGCGGTGTACGGACGGGCGGACGCGCCGTGTCCCCGCTGCGGGACGACGCTCGTCGACACGCACGCGATCGACGGCCGCACGACCGTGTATTGCCCGACCTGTCAAAACTGATCGGGAGTCCCGAGTCCCGAGTCCCGAGTCCCGAGTCCCGAGTCCCGTGTTCACCCCCATCTTCGACGAGATCCACGTCGCCGGTCTGCGCGCGCTCGTGCGCGCCGGCGCGGAGGACCGGCCGGGGGTCTATCGGATGATCGGCGCCGACGGCGACGTGATCTACGTCGGCAAGTCGAAGCGCGTGCGGAGCAGGCTGCTGAGCTACTTCCGCGGCTCGTACCCGGCCGACAAGGGCGCTCGCATCGTGCGCGAGGCGTGGACGATCGAGTGGGAGTACGTGCCGAGCGAGTTTGGTGCGCTGCTCCACGAGCTGCGGCTCATCAAGAAGCTGCGTCCGCGCTTCAACGTCATGCTGAAGCGCGACGCCGAGCATTGGGTCTTCATCCGCCTCACGCGCGGCGCGGCGCCCAAGCTCCAGGTCGTGCGCGACGGCGGCCGCGACGAGCCCGGGATGTGGTACGGCCCGTACCAGGGCTTCGACCGCGTGACCGAGGCGGTGCGCGAGCTGAGCGACGTCCTCGGCCTGCGCGACTGCGCGAACGACGTGAAGATGCGCTTCGCCGACCAGCAGGAGCTCTTCCCCGACGCGCTCGCGCAGATCGCGCCGCGCACGCCGCGCTGCATCCGGCACGAGATCCGGAAGTGCCTCGGCCCGTGCGTCGCCGCGTGCTCGCACGACGAGTACGACGAGCGCGTGGCGCTCGCCCGCGCGTTCCTCGACGGCGTGGACGACGCGCCGATCGTGACGCTGCGCTCGCGCATGGAGGAGTGCGCCGAGGCGCTCGACTTCGAGCGCGCGGCCCTGCTCCGCGACAAGGTCCGCCGGCTGGAGGGGCTGCGCGACCAGTTCGAGCGGATGCGCTACGCCACCGAGACCCTGAGCTTCCTGTACACCGTCCCCGGGCACGGCGGCGAGGACCGCACGTATCTCATCCGCCGCGGCCGGGTGCGCGGCGAGATGGCCGCCCCACGGCGCCCGCGCGACCGGGAGCTGGCGCGGGAGCGCGTCGCGGCGGTGTTCGACGCACCCGAGCCGCGCGGCGCGGCGGTGTCGCCGCACGAGGTCGACGAGCTGCTGCTGCTCTCGAGCTGGTTCCGCCGTTTCCCCGACGAGCTCGCGCGCACCGCGACTCCCGAGTCGTGGCTGGCGGGCGGCCCCGCGGAGGCGATCGAGGCGGCCTAG
- a CDS encoding DUF2461 domain-containing protein, which translates to MTFTGFTSRAFTFLRGLAKHNEKPWFEAHRDSYENDLRAPMIALVDEMDARFGEFAPEMVGDRRRSVFRIHRDVRFSKDKRPYKTNAACWFFHRDVSRARQGERAGESSAAVHGGAGLYFQLAPADCWVGGGLWMPPRPALNMIREALAADHRGFERIVRAPAFAERFGALDAESLLTRTPRGYDADHPAAEWLRYQSFTAGRKMRDAETLGASLPETLEADYRLLLPLVRWLNAALHLQAARRR; encoded by the coding sequence ATGACCTTCACCGGTTTCACCTCGAGAGCATTCACGTTCCTGCGCGGCCTCGCGAAGCACAACGAGAAGCCGTGGTTCGAGGCGCATCGCGACTCGTACGAGAACGACCTGCGCGCGCCGATGATCGCGCTCGTCGACGAGATGGACGCGCGGTTCGGGGAGTTCGCGCCGGAGATGGTGGGCGATCGGCGGCGCAGCGTGTTCCGCATCCACCGCGACGTGCGCTTCTCGAAGGACAAGCGGCCGTACAAGACGAACGCGGCGTGCTGGTTCTTCCACCGCGACGTGTCGCGCGCGCGGCAGGGCGAGCGCGCGGGGGAGAGCAGCGCCGCGGTGCACGGCGGCGCGGGGCTCTACTTCCAGCTCGCGCCGGCCGACTGCTGGGTGGGGGGTGGGCTGTGGATGCCGCCGCGTCCGGCGCTCAACATGATCCGCGAGGCGCTCGCGGCGGACCATCGCGGCTTCGAGCGGATCGTGCGCGCGCCGGCGTTCGCGGAGCGCTTCGGGGCGCTCGACGCGGAGTCGCTGCTCACGCGCACGCCGCGTGGGTACGACGCGGACCACCCGGCGGCGGAGTGGCTGCGCTACCAGTCGTTCACGGCCGGGCGCAAGATGCGCGACGCGGAGACGTTAGGCGCGTCGCTGCCGGAGACGCTGGAGGCGGACTACCGCCTGCTCCTGCCGCTGGTGCGCTGGCTCAACGCCGCGCTGCACCTGCAGGCAGCGCGACGGCGCTAG
- a CDS encoding sigma-70 family RNA polymerase sigma factor gives MPPPPSRLELENLPDADVVRLAQDGREAAFRELVRRYERPVFSLVHRMVRDREVAEDLAQDTFIKVLNHIDRYSPEFKFSSWLFKIANNVAIDYLRRKKLDTVSMDGSPHASSAAEIEATTFEIAAQQETALEEMESRELGTAIERAIARLRPEYRSCIMLRHVEGRSYEEIAATLDLPLGTVKTYIHRARHELRRALEHLRS, from the coding sequence ATGCCCCCGCCGCCATCCCGCCTCGAGCTCGAGAATCTTCCGGACGCCGACGTCGTACGGCTCGCGCAGGACGGGCGGGAGGCGGCGTTCCGTGAGCTCGTGCGCCGCTACGAACGGCCGGTCTTCTCGCTCGTGCACCGCATGGTGCGCGACCGCGAGGTGGCCGAGGACCTCGCGCAGGACACGTTCATCAAGGTCCTCAACCACATCGATCGGTACAGCCCGGAGTTCAAGTTCTCGAGCTGGCTGTTCAAGATCGCGAACAACGTCGCCATCGACTACCTGCGTCGGAAGAAGCTCGACACGGTGAGCATGGACGGCTCGCCGCACGCGTCGAGCGCCGCGGAGATCGAGGCCACGACGTTCGAGATCGCGGCGCAGCAGGAGACGGCGCTGGAGGAGATGGAGTCGCGCGAGCTGGGCACCGCGATCGAGCGGGCCATCGCGCGGCTGCGTCCCGAGTATCGATCGTGCATCATGCTGCGTCATGTCGAGGGGCGGTCGTACGAGGAGATCGCGGCCACGCTCGACCTCCCGCTCGGCACCGTGAAGACGTACATCCACCGAGCGCGCCACGAGCTGCGACGCGCGCTCGAGCACCTGCGATCGTGA
- a CDS encoding UbiX family flavin prenyltransferase, which produces MRERRASPLPVVVAVTGASGAPYAVRLLQALAAASRPTWLVVSSHGWRLLATESDIASSDALRDAVGASNWDPWITAFDDTDRGARPASGSARTAGMVICPCSMGTLAAIAAGTSRSLVERAADVTLKERRPLVLVPRETPLSAIHLENMLRLTRAGATVLPASPGFYHRPRDIDALVDFVVARVLDHLGVEHAVGRRWGEGDEATE; this is translated from the coding sequence ATGCGCGAGCGGCGCGCGTCCCCGCTCCCGGTCGTCGTCGCCGTCACCGGCGCGTCGGGCGCGCCGTACGCGGTGCGGCTGCTGCAGGCGCTCGCTGCCGCGTCGCGGCCGACGTGGCTCGTCGTCAGCTCGCACGGGTGGCGGCTGCTCGCCACGGAGTCGGACATCGCGTCGTCGGACGCGTTGCGCGACGCGGTGGGCGCGTCGAACTGGGACCCGTGGATCACGGCGTTCGACGACACCGACCGCGGCGCGCGTCCGGCGTCGGGCTCCGCGCGCACGGCCGGGATGGTGATCTGCCCGTGCTCCATGGGCACGCTCGCCGCGATCGCCGCGGGCACGTCGCGGTCGCTCGTGGAGCGCGCGGCCGACGTGACGCTGAAGGAGCGCCGCCCGCTGGTGCTCGTGCCGCGCGAGACGCCGCTCAGCGCGATCCACCTCGAGAACATGCTGCGCCTGACGCGCGCCGGCGCGACGGTGCTCCCCGCGTCGCCGGGCTTCTACCACCGGCCGCGCGACATCGACGCACTGGTGGACTTCGTGGTCGCGCGCGTGCTCGACCACCTCGGCGTGGAGCACGCGGTGGGACGGCGGTGGGGCGAGGGCGACGAGGCGACGGAATGA